In Mangrovivirga cuniculi, the following proteins share a genomic window:
- a CDS encoding BspA family leucine-rich repeat surface protein: MTRYYILLAFLLFGLSSCEKEIIEEKEEIIIYKLTTQVEGKGTASPLYDEYLLNDSAIVTATPDPGNVFTGWTGDITTTTNPLIMRMYKDINLTANFLDISSDSDKDGVEDYIDQCPETPSKYIVDENGCPKMIQLAENGITLYCLQEAEIGQEYEYNGEMYKIVNNSILRSMDVYNDDLTHIITTFVTDMKSLFSSRYNFNQNISRWDVSNVTNMQATFVAAKSFNQDISSWNVSNVTNMAGMFSEASAFNQDLSTWDVSNVTNMSTMFYSTEFFDQDLSNWNVSNVIYMQNMFRKTKSFNQDLSAWDVSKVQNMEYMFSESQVFNNDISTWDVSSVTNMESMFSHTISFNQDISNWNVSNVTRMVSMFERSKAFNQNISNWDVKNVIRMNSMFRRAEAFDQDISDWNVSNVYNMEFMFAYADKFNQDLSSWDVGKVEYCSFFAFAAFNWSLPKPDLTCTQ; encoded by the coding sequence ATGACCAGATATTATATTTTATTAGCCTTCCTTTTATTTGGATTATCAAGCTGTGAAAAGGAAATAATAGAAGAAAAAGAAGAAATCATCATCTATAAACTAACAACTCAAGTTGAAGGGAAAGGAACAGCATCTCCCCTATATGATGAGTATTTGTTAAATGATTCGGCAATTGTAACTGCCACACCAGATCCAGGGAATGTTTTCACAGGTTGGACGGGAGATATTACAACAACTACAAACCCGCTAATCATGAGAATGTATAAGGATATTAACCTGACTGCTAACTTCTTAGACATTTCATCCGATTCAGATAAAGATGGTGTTGAAGATTATATCGACCAATGCCCTGAAACACCATCAAAATACATTGTTGATGAAAACGGATGCCCAAAAATGATCCAGTTAGCTGAAAACGGAATTACTTTATATTGTTTACAGGAAGCAGAGATTGGTCAGGAATATGAGTATAATGGTGAAATGTATAAAATTGTTAATAATAGCATCCTTCGCTCGATGGATGTATATAATGATGATTTAACCCACATAATAACAACATTTGTAACTGATATGAAATCATTATTTAGTTCAAGATATAATTTTAATCAGAATATTTCCAGGTGGGATGTTAGCAATGTAACCAATATGCAAGCAACATTCGTTGCAGCAAAATCATTTAATCAGGATATATCTTCATGGAATGTCAGTAATGTTACTAATATGGCAGGAATGTTTTCCGAAGCCAGTGCTTTTAATCAAGACCTCTCAACATGGGATGTGAGTAATGTCACGAATATGAGTACCATGTTCTATAGCACAGAATTCTTTGATCAGGATCTTTCTAATTGGAATGTAAGCAACGTAATTTATATGCAAAACATGTTTAGGAAAACAAAATCCTTTAATCAAGACCTCTCAGCATGGGATGTAAGTAAGGTTCAAAATATGGAATATATGTTTAGTGAATCGCAGGTTTTCAATAATGACATTTCAACTTGGGATGTAAGTAGTGTAACTAATATGGAAAGCATGTTTTCTCATACAATCAGTTTTAATCAAGACATATCTAATTGGAATGTTAGCAATGTTACAAGAATGGTTTCAATGTTTGAACGAAGCAAAGCATTCAATCAGAATATTTCTAACTGGGATGTTAAAAATGTGATAAGAATGAATAGTATGTTTAGAAGGGCAGAAGCATTTGATCAGGATATTTCTGATTGGAATGTTAGTAATGTCTATAATATGGAATTCATGTTTGCTTATGCGGATAAATTCAATCAAGATCTATCCTCCTGGGATGTTGGTAAAGTAGAATATTGCAGTTTTTTTGCATTTGCAGCATTTAATTGGTCCCTACCTAAACCCGATTTAACTTGTACACAATAA
- a CDS encoding SH3 domain-containing protein, with the protein MFLAFLVLQVNFLTPNKKGIIFEKKTLTTDGPSSVADLIKTVSPGPQVEIIDEQDVWARIKWEGTEAYVKKKFLRYMI; encoded by the coding sequence GTGTTTTTAGCATTCCTCGTTCTCCAGGTAAACTTTCTTACCCCAAATAAAAAAGGGATAATCTTTGAAAAGAAAACTTTAACAACGGATGGTCCATCGTCTGTCGCTGACCTAATTAAAACAGTTTCACCCGGTCCCCAGGTCGAAATTATCGATGAGCAGGATGTCTGGGCAAGGATCAAATGGGAAGGCACAGAGGCTTATGTCAAGAAGAAGTTTTTGCGGTATATGATTTGA
- a CDS encoding MCP four helix bundle domain-containing protein — MTIINKIKWVIAVLLVFLIVLMTNLVDKENFNRLKNSVTTIYEDRVVASDLIFDITLLIQEKEIALATSDTAFFKSKNRKINEDIKDFINKFEQTKLTTEEQETFNNLKTELKKLYSLEEKYADSNFDNDINLFKTIDDIVHDLHDLSKIQLKEGRRQILLSKEAMKTINLFTQVEIIILIILAILIQIIILYKPKED, encoded by the coding sequence ATGACAATAATTAACAAGATAAAATGGGTCATAGCTGTCTTATTAGTTTTCTTAATTGTTTTAATGACTAATCTGGTCGATAAAGAGAATTTTAACAGGCTGAAAAATTCGGTTACTACAATATATGAAGACAGAGTGGTAGCCAGCGATCTTATATTTGATATAACTTTATTGATTCAAGAAAAGGAAATTGCTCTAGCCACTTCAGATACAGCATTTTTCAAATCGAAAAATCGTAAAATAAATGAAGACATTAAGGACTTTATCAATAAATTCGAACAAACTAAGCTTACCACTGAAGAGCAGGAAACTTTCAATAACCTGAAGACTGAACTTAAAAAGTTATATAGTCTTGAAGAAAAGTATGCTGACTCCAATTTTGATAATGATATTAACCTTTTTAAAACAATAGATGACATTGTGCACGATTTGCATGATTTATCAAAAATTCAACTTAAAGAGGGCAGAAGGCAAATACTTTTAAGCAAAGAAGCCATGAAAACCATAAATTTATTTACACAAGTTGAAATAATAATTCTTATAATCCTGGCTATACTGATACAAATCATCATTTTATATAAACCAAAAGAAGATTAA
- a CDS encoding SH3 domain-containing protein produces MPHLRIIILLFFSTFLVMAQEEGSEMPPNKVLQKADTLFVQGEYTEAYNLYEKLYLEEKKYSNSMMLKMAYIKEALQEYPETLYLLGVAYDKTRNNVIREHMAKIADENDYKGYSVDSDSALASFYQRYKIYILIVNLAIVLLLTVLVRVERKKNKSFPIASSIFFFVFLAFLVLQVNFLTPNKKGIIFEEKTFIMDGPSAGADLIKTVSPGHQVEIIDEQDVWAKIKWDGTEAYIKKKSLRYMI; encoded by the coding sequence ATGCCACACTTAAGAATTATAATTTTATTATTTTTTTCGACCTTCCTGGTAATGGCTCAGGAGGAGGGTAGTGAAATGCCTCCAAATAAAGTTTTGCAAAAAGCTGACACTCTGTTTGTTCAGGGTGAATATACAGAAGCTTATAACCTTTATGAGAAACTTTATTTGGAAGAAAAAAAATATTCAAATTCGATGATGCTGAAGATGGCTTATATCAAAGAAGCACTTCAGGAATACCCCGAAACACTTTATCTGTTGGGTGTGGCTTATGATAAGACCAGGAATAATGTCATCAGGGAACACATGGCTAAAATAGCTGATGAAAATGATTATAAAGGGTATAGTGTGGATTCTGACTCTGCTCTGGCCTCATTTTATCAGCGATATAAGATTTATATTTTAATTGTAAATCTGGCGATTGTACTCCTGTTAACTGTATTAGTAAGGGTTGAAAGAAAGAAAAACAAATCATTCCCAATCGCCTCGTCGATATTTTTCTTTGTGTTTTTAGCATTCCTCGTTCTCCAGGTAAACTTTCTTACCCCAAATAAGAAAGGGATAATCTTTGAGGAGAAGACATTTATTATGGATGGTCCATCAGCCGGGGCTGACCTAATTAAAACTGTATCCCCGGGTCACCAGGTCGAAATCATCGATGAGCAGGATGTCTGGGCAAAGATTAAATGGGATGGTACTGAAGCGTATATAAAGAAGAAGTCATTGAGATATATGATTTGA
- a CDS encoding FadR/GntR family transcriptional regulator: protein MKKELLNNFSEIVIEKPVDKIIQQIKELISTGQLKPGDRLPSERMLCDRFGVGRTYVRDAIRKLEFYGILKTLPQSGTVVAGFGITALEGLITDVLQLEGNDFHALVETRVILEVNSAKYAAIRRNRDDIVAMHNALNEYEKAVKDGVDSVEYDLMFHLKIAEASKNSVLKSLMLIVTPDILTYFQKNNICEGDRPLLALEEHKIILNHIENQEPENASLAMRAHLDDLMNYSNKQNKLKTNDNEE, encoded by the coding sequence ATGAAAAAAGAATTATTAAATAACTTCAGTGAAATAGTCATAGAAAAACCTGTTGATAAAATCATTCAACAGATTAAAGAACTTATCTCTACGGGTCAGCTAAAACCTGGTGACAGATTACCATCTGAAAGAATGCTGTGTGATAGATTTGGCGTTGGACGAACATATGTAAGAGATGCTATCAGGAAATTAGAGTTTTATGGAATTTTAAAAACCTTGCCACAAAGCGGAACTGTTGTAGCGGGCTTTGGTATAACTGCGTTAGAGGGCTTGATTACAGATGTACTCCAATTAGAAGGAAATGATTTTCATGCCCTTGTTGAAACACGAGTTATACTTGAAGTTAACTCGGCAAAATACGCAGCAATTCGAAGAAACAGGGATGATATCGTTGCAATGCATAATGCATTAAATGAGTATGAAAAAGCTGTTAAAGACGGCGTCGATTCAGTGGAATATGACTTAATGTTCCATCTCAAAATAGCGGAAGCAAGTAAAAACTCAGTATTAAAATCATTAATGCTAATCGTTACTCCTGACATTCTCACATATTTTCAAAAAAATAATATCTGTGAAGGTGATCGACCACTTCTTGCATTAGAGGAGCACAAAATAATATTAAACCATATAGAAAATCAAGAACCTGAAAATGCAAGCCTGGCAATGCGGGCTCATCTTGATGATTTAATGAATTATTCAAACAAACAAAATAAACTTAAAACCAATGATAATGAAGAGTAA
- a CDS encoding SusC/RagA family TonB-linked outer membrane protein, with product MKNYLLRFAQSKTCLLTLLFSMCILSVFGQNKNVSGQILSDEDGYPLPGVTVLIKDSKKGTVTDANGNFTISAAPDDVLVCTFIGFEKTEVPIANRTTVNIRMTPDITQMEEIVVVGYGTQKKSHLTGAISKVENENLDQMPVSRVDEALVGQVSGVNIRSTEGEAGSSPTIRIRGTGSITGSSAPAIVVDGLVVDNDFLANLDMNTVESFEVLKDAASSAIYGSRGANGVILITTKQGKAGKTKFSYNGYYGVKEAYQSDAYYFSVAETAKAELAANGELSSRTLYKQLIGIDRDWQDVIFDGGTIQNHSISARGGNDRTKFSVSLSYLHDEGVLLTDDFKRYNLRLKIDTDINDKLSFGASITPSYSDRRRFDGSTHDILRQTPWLPVYHDENTIQFVDRNTYPDVQIGDYALQRHFDNYDLYGDGSELVDISNTSNTNPAAKVLERDRNDYKFKTFGNIYLQYEIIDGLKFKTVFSGDYQITKRDRWQGVLSNRNGAAAAQYDVSNLDRIHLVTENYFTYEKTIGAHDINAVAGFSAESYDTRIESITGTGYDSDLIKTISAATQIAGAESSSFENNFMSFYGRVNYSYLDKFLASISIRRDGSSVFGPENKFGNFPAFSVGWRLSEEPFMATSKVVDELKLRASYGFTGNNRLNTGNDLVDNYPYLPLLEANTAVVNNSIVGAFNALNIANPELQWERSREFNPAIDYVLFDGTLSGSIDYYVRTSDQLLLFNPISSTTGFNNALVNLGEVKNSGVEVEFRTRNINKEDFKWSTTLLFSKNENELVDFAESNGQIQNVDSKRAAEWINLEGHPISSFYGWVVDRDIPLEYINNPYHPVGGEAQDVYVKDLNGDGLIDDDDKTIIGNPYPDLIWSVTNSFTFKNFDLTFLFQGSHGAEIRNMGDQYLFNHFNSSQDFDPAITPDQGFIKQKIFTNDIVQDASYVALRNLNIGYNFSSSTLSKMGLTSLRIYAAGQNLLYFTANDYTGFNPESIYTTSSTTYGYQRAGSPIFRTISLGLNLEF from the coding sequence ATGAAAAACTATTTACTGCGCTTTGCACAGTCTAAAACCTGTCTGCTGACACTTCTTTTTAGCATGTGCATTTTATCAGTTTTTGGCCAAAACAAAAATGTTAGTGGTCAAATTCTATCAGACGAAGATGGTTATCCTTTACCAGGAGTTACTGTTCTTATCAAAGATTCTAAAAAAGGTACAGTCACAGATGCAAATGGAAACTTTACAATTTCGGCAGCACCGGACGATGTGTTAGTTTGTACATTTATTGGGTTCGAAAAAACTGAAGTCCCGATTGCTAATCGAACAACAGTTAACATTAGAATGACTCCAGACATAACCCAAATGGAAGAAATAGTCGTAGTCGGTTATGGAACACAAAAGAAAAGCCATTTAACTGGAGCTATATCGAAAGTAGAGAACGAAAATCTGGATCAAATGCCCGTATCCAGAGTAGATGAAGCTTTAGTTGGACAAGTATCTGGGGTAAATATACGTTCAACCGAAGGAGAAGCAGGATCTTCCCCTACTATCCGAATAAGAGGAACAGGATCTATTACGGGAAGTTCTGCCCCAGCTATTGTAGTTGACGGACTGGTCGTAGACAATGATTTCTTAGCAAATCTGGATATGAATACTGTTGAATCTTTTGAGGTATTAAAAGATGCAGCATCCTCAGCAATATATGGATCAAGAGGTGCAAATGGCGTTATATTAATTACCACTAAACAAGGAAAGGCAGGGAAAACCAAATTTAGCTATAATGGATATTACGGTGTAAAAGAAGCATACCAAAGTGATGCATACTATTTCTCAGTAGCTGAAACAGCTAAGGCTGAATTAGCTGCTAATGGGGAATTATCCAGTCGAACACTTTACAAACAATTAATAGGTATCGATAGAGATTGGCAGGATGTAATTTTTGATGGAGGCACCATACAAAACCATTCAATCAGTGCTCGTGGTGGGAACGACAGAACAAAATTCAGTGTCTCACTAAGTTATTTACATGATGAAGGTGTTCTATTAACTGATGACTTTAAGCGATACAACCTAAGATTAAAAATAGATACTGATATAAATGATAAGTTATCTTTCGGAGCTTCAATAACACCGTCATATTCGGATCGAAGAAGATTTGACGGCTCGACTCATGATATTTTACGTCAAACACCATGGTTACCAGTTTATCACGATGAGAACACAATTCAGTTTGTTGATAGAAACACATATCCTGATGTCCAAATTGGCGATTATGCACTCCAACGACACTTTGACAATTATGATTTGTATGGTGACGGTAGTGAACTTGTTGACATTAGTAACACTTCTAATACTAATCCTGCAGCTAAAGTTCTGGAAAGAGATAGAAATGATTACAAATTCAAAACATTTGGTAACATCTACCTACAATATGAAATAATTGATGGTTTAAAATTCAAAACTGTTTTCTCAGGTGATTATCAAATCACAAAACGCGACCGATGGCAAGGCGTTTTATCCAATAGAAACGGAGCTGCAGCTGCACAATATGATGTTTCTAACCTAGATCGAATACATCTTGTTACAGAAAATTATTTTACCTATGAAAAAACTATTGGAGCTCATGATATAAATGCTGTTGCCGGATTTTCAGCCGAATCATATGATACTCGAATAGAAAGTATAACGGGTACCGGATATGATTCAGACTTGATAAAAACAATTTCAGCTGCAACTCAAATTGCAGGTGCTGAATCAAGTTCATTCGAAAATAACTTCATGTCTTTTTATGGTCGAGTAAACTATTCTTACCTGGATAAATTCTTAGCTTCAATTAGCATAAGAAGAGATGGAAGCTCTGTATTTGGACCTGAAAATAAATTTGGCAATTTCCCTGCTTTCTCGGTTGGCTGGAGACTATCTGAAGAACCATTTATGGCTACATCAAAAGTCGTAGATGAGCTAAAACTACGTGCTAGTTATGGTTTTACGGGTAATAATAGACTCAATACAGGGAACGACCTGGTTGATAACTATCCATATTTACCACTACTGGAGGCTAACACCGCTGTAGTTAATAATTCTATTGTAGGGGCTTTTAACGCATTAAACATTGCTAACCCGGAATTACAATGGGAAAGATCTCGAGAATTTAACCCGGCAATTGATTATGTATTATTTGATGGTACTTTATCTGGCTCTATTGATTATTATGTTAGAACGAGTGATCAGTTATTACTTTTCAATCCGATTTCAAGCACAACGGGATTTAATAATGCTCTTGTAAATCTTGGTGAAGTTAAAAATAGTGGGGTTGAAGTCGAATTCAGAACCAGGAATATTAACAAAGAGGATTTTAAATGGTCAACTACACTTTTATTCTCAAAAAACGAAAATGAATTAGTTGATTTTGCTGAGTCCAATGGTCAGATCCAAAATGTTGATTCTAAAAGAGCTGCAGAATGGATAAACCTTGAAGGACATCCAATTTCTTCATTTTATGGATGGGTTGTTGATCGAGACATCCCATTAGAATATATTAATAATCCATATCACCCGGTAGGTGGTGAAGCTCAGGATGTCTATGTAAAAGATTTAAATGGGGATGGTTTAATCGATGATGATGATAAGACTATAATTGGTAATCCGTATCCTGATTTGATTTGGAGTGTTACAAACTCATTTACATTTAAAAATTTCGACCTCACCTTCTTATTCCAGGGTAGCCATGGTGCCGAAATCAGAAACATGGGCGATCAATACCTGTTTAATCACTTTAACAGTTCACAAGATTTTGATCCGGCTATTACACCTGATCAGGGATTTATCAAACAAAAAATCTTCACAAATGACATTGTTCAGGATGCTTCTTATGTAGCATTAAGAAACCTAAACATAGGATATAACTTCTCAAGCTCCACACTTTCTAAAATGGGGTTGACTTCATTGAGAATATATGCTGCAGGTCAAAACCTCCTTTACTTTACAGCAAATGACTACACCGGCTTTAATCCTGAGTCCATTTACACCACCAGTTCAACAACATATGGATACCAACGAGCTGGTTCTCCGATATTCAGAACAATTTCTCTAGGTTTAAACCTTGAATTTTAA
- a CDS encoding RagB/SusD family nutrient uptake outer membrane protein, producing MKNYIYIYLSICMLLMACGDDYLEPIPTAAVTSAGYFNNDKELETGVLAMYDGIQGINSTSTNDNHGIQTEFYITEMRSDNTRTKSSEGEPAQFEQFNIESTNGIVLDYYRSFYNVIYRANTVLENLDAAESEESANRFEGEARFVRAYSYFNLVRLFGDVPLVDRVIGPLETDIAFTRVATNEVYELIISDLQFAANNLDNTYKNRASQAAAQALLAKVYLTLGTNYVEAQQLCEAIINSSQYSLEPNFKDIYYNESNSEVIFAIGYVPDNTNDSQNFSSEWLNAVGRTSGVNYLTYDMKDALDNMGGERTIYSYRQDQRQPTQYQVVKYLPNGDESLGIEPTSSDPTLAGNDWIIIRYADVLLMHVEAIMAGNSDTNSSAGLNSFQLIRNRAGLTDPVGLITKEDLLNERRVELAFENHRWFDLIRFNAAQQVLSDFADANGYTFNSTDLLLPIPQAEIGLSNGQLEQNPGY from the coding sequence ATGAAAAATTATATATATATATACTTGTCAATATGCATGCTATTAATGGCATGTGGGGATGATTATCTCGAACCAATACCTACTGCCGCTGTAACAAGCGCCGGATACTTCAATAATGATAAAGAATTAGAAACTGGGGTATTAGCTATGTATGACGGCATTCAGGGCATAAATAGCACTTCTACTAATGATAATCACGGTATACAAACCGAGTTTTATATCACAGAGATGAGAAGTGATAATACAAGAACCAAATCAAGTGAGGGTGAACCTGCCCAGTTTGAGCAATTCAATATCGAATCGACTAATGGGATAGTTCTTGATTATTACCGAAGCTTTTATAACGTAATATATCGAGCCAACACGGTTTTGGAAAATCTAGATGCTGCAGAATCTGAGGAATCAGCAAATCGATTTGAGGGTGAAGCACGTTTTGTAAGAGCCTATTCATATTTTAATCTGGTAAGATTGTTCGGAGATGTACCCTTAGTTGACAGGGTTATAGGACCATTAGAAACTGATATAGCATTTACCAGAGTTGCAACAAATGAAGTATATGAATTGATAATTTCTGATCTTCAGTTTGCTGCAAATAATCTGGATAACACTTATAAGAATAGGGCTTCTCAAGCAGCTGCACAAGCCTTACTGGCTAAGGTATACTTAACACTCGGTACAAATTATGTTGAGGCACAACAACTATGCGAGGCAATAATCAATAGTTCTCAATATTCACTGGAGCCTAATTTCAAAGACATTTATTATAACGAATCTAATAGTGAAGTAATCTTCGCCATAGGCTATGTTCCCGACAACACGAATGACAGTCAAAACTTCTCTTCTGAATGGCTAAATGCTGTTGGGCGAACTAGCGGCGTTAATTATTTAACCTATGATATGAAAGATGCCCTTGATAACATGGGTGGTGAAAGAACAATTTATTCATATCGACAGGATCAAAGACAACCAACTCAATATCAGGTAGTTAAATATCTTCCAAACGGAGATGAGAGCCTGGGTATAGAACCTACTTCCAGTGATCCGACATTAGCAGGAAACGATTGGATAATAATAAGATATGCTGATGTTCTTTTGATGCATGTGGAAGCAATAATGGCAGGTAATTCTGACACGAATTCTTCTGCCGGTCTTAATTCTTTTCAATTAATCAGAAACCGTGCCGGTCTTACAGATCCTGTAGGCTTAATAACAAAAGAAGACTTGCTAAATGAACGTAGAGTTGAACTTGCCTTTGAAAATCACAGATGGTTTGATCTGATTCGATTCAATGCTGCCCAACAAGTGTTATCGGATTTTGCGGATGCCAATGGCTACACTTTTAATTCCACAGATCTTCTTCTTCCAATTCCACAAGCGGAAATTGGGTTAAGCAATGGACAATTAGAACAGAATCCAGGATACTAA
- a CDS encoding PKD domain-containing protein, translating to MKPIYKIQTWNILRISTAVIIVLLSSCDLTFELPEEGSIPDKTPPKANFSAAQNEVDFLLYYFSNESISATDYQWDFGDGNTSTDKDGINTFPAEGTYTVTLTVSDKLGVSDTYSMDIEVIEPEAPPAIIPVILEAGFEDGTLPDGTGDGRDSWRNDFGGVIQITSSPVHEGSQASKYPSAGDRIAYQEMAVTPNTDYILTYYYTLKTDAPGSITVSVLANGITDLSEVPEATLASFEGTDQTDADTYTRVDLPFNSGANNKIALLVTNQDVEARLDSFSISLLE from the coding sequence ATGAAACCAATATATAAAATTCAAACTTGGAATATACTTAGAATTTCAACAGCGGTTATTATTGTACTCTTATCTTCATGTGACCTGACGTTCGAACTTCCTGAAGAAGGGTCTATTCCTGACAAGACACCACCGAAAGCTAATTTCAGTGCTGCCCAAAATGAAGTTGATTTTTTGCTCTATTATTTTTCAAATGAGTCAATTAGTGCTACCGATTATCAATGGGATTTTGGTGATGGTAATACTTCAACTGACAAAGATGGAATCAACACTTTTCCAGCTGAAGGCACCTACACAGTTACTTTGACAGTTTCTGATAAGCTTGGTGTTTCTGATACTTATAGTATGGATATTGAGGTTATAGAACCTGAAGCCCCTCCAGCTATTATACCAGTAATTCTGGAAGCTGGTTTTGAAGATGGAACATTACCAGATGGCACAGGAGACGGTAGAGATTCCTGGAGAAATGACTTTGGAGGGGTGATTCAAATCACAAGCAGCCCGGTTCATGAAGGATCTCAAGCATCAAAATATCCCTCAGCTGGTGATCGCATCGCTTATCAGGAAATGGCTGTAACTCCAAATACAGACTATATCTTAACTTATTATTATACTCTTAAAACGGATGCTCCAGGCTCGATAACCGTTTCAGTTTTAGCTAATGGTATTACTGACCTTTCAGAAGTGCCTGAAGCCACTTTAGCTTCCTTTGAAGGAACTGATCAAACTGATGCCGATACATACACAAGAGTAGATCTTCCATTTAATTCTGGTGCTAATAATAAAATAGCATTATTGGTTACAAATCAAGATGTAGAAGCTAGACTAGATTCATTTTCAATAAGCTTATTAGAATAA
- a CDS encoding polysaccharide lyase family 7 protein: protein MRYLIAILLITCASCVSCQTSQETPTPVVIEKPSTNYKLPDIDLSNWKVTLPIGRPTEVKPPEILDYATNETLKPFMYNDSTDGSLVFYTYPGATTTNTSYSRTELREQMEPGSNSVNWTFKQGGRMRGTLSVPEISTNSDGKKDRTIIMQIHGRLTNEQRDLIGEDDNNAPPILKIYWANDKIRVKSKVLKNTEATYEELLHTSAWGMTKVSTLMKWSVMKNSPLKLSHQKEEWKSH, encoded by the coding sequence ATGAGATATTTAATTGCTATTTTATTAATAACATGTGCTAGCTGTGTTTCCTGCCAAACTTCGCAGGAAACACCTACACCTGTTGTCATCGAAAAACCTTCAACCAATTATAAGCTCCCTGACATTGATTTGAGTAACTGGAAAGTTACCTTACCCATTGGAAGGCCTACTGAGGTAAAACCTCCCGAAATTCTAGACTATGCAACCAATGAAACTTTAAAGCCTTTCATGTACAATGACTCCACTGATGGATCACTAGTTTTTTATACATATCCGGGAGCAACGACTACTAACACCTCATATTCTCGAACAGAACTTAGAGAACAGATGGAGCCAGGAAGCAATTCGGTCAACTGGACATTTAAACAAGGTGGAAGAATGAGAGGTACTCTATCCGTACCTGAAATTTCAACTAATTCAGATGGCAAAAAAGACCGGACAATTATTATGCAGATACATGGTCGTCTTACTAATGAACAAAGAGATTTAATTGGAGAAGATGACAATAATGCCCCGCCTATTTTAAAAATTTATTGGGCAAATGACAAAATCAGGGTCAAGTCTAAAGTCCTGAAAAATACCGAAGCAACATATGAGGAATTACTTCATACCTCAGCCTGGGGGATGACGAAGGTGTCTACTTTGATGAAGTGGTCGGTGATGAAAAATTCACCCTTGAAATTGTCGCATCAGAAGGAAGAATGGAAGTCACATTGA
- a CDS encoding polysaccharide lyase family 7 protein codes for MVGDEKFTLEIVASEGRMEVTLNDSQTLIYEGIHMEKWGVFENYFKAGNYLASIEEGAYAKVKYYSLEVSH; via the coding sequence GTGGTCGGTGATGAAAAATTCACCCTTGAAATTGTCGCATCAGAAGGAAGAATGGAAGTCACATTGAATGATAGTCAGACACTTATTTATGAAGGTATTCATATGGAAAAATGGGGTGTGTTTGAAAATTATTTTAAGGCCGGAAACTACCTTGCATCCATTGAAGAAGGTGCTTATGCCAAGGTGAAATATTATTCTCTCGAAGTATCACACTAA